Proteins from a genomic interval of Rhodococcus rhodochrous:
- a CDS encoding SIMPL domain-containing protein — translation MTRPLVTITVTGHAERTVAPNRCTVVLRVHADGSSRKQAAEPVTAAVATITDLVTELRKRTPSPVKRWTFDRVRHSRRRPFNREGKNRPWVYNSSASITVTFHQFDAVGAFIERVAELEVVTVADLQWWITRKARKKRLAQVRDLAVRDALDKAKAYTTSLGLDTVRAVAIADPGMLGSQPSPVHAGGAPMMRTAMLRSDAMSAPESAEPELVFEPDRVTLTADVEARFEASP, via the coding sequence ATGACCCGGCCTCTCGTCACGATCACCGTCACCGGTCACGCCGAGCGCACCGTCGCACCCAACCGGTGCACGGTGGTGTTGCGGGTGCACGCCGACGGCTCGTCGCGCAAGCAGGCCGCCGAACCGGTGACCGCAGCCGTCGCCACCATCACCGATCTCGTCACCGAACTGCGCAAGCGCACCCCGAGCCCGGTGAAGCGGTGGACTTTCGATCGGGTACGCCACAGCCGGCGGCGCCCGTTCAACCGCGAAGGCAAGAACCGACCGTGGGTGTACAACTCCTCGGCGTCGATCACCGTCACCTTCCACCAGTTCGACGCTGTGGGCGCGTTCATCGAACGGGTCGCCGAACTCGAGGTGGTCACCGTGGCCGATCTCCAGTGGTGGATCACCCGCAAGGCCCGGAAGAAGCGACTCGCCCAGGTCCGCGACCTCGCCGTCCGCGACGCCCTCGACAAGGCGAAGGCGTACACGACGTCATTGGGTCTCGACACGGTTCGTGCGGTGGCCATCGCCGATCCGGGCATGCTCGGCTCCCAGCCCTCACCCGTCCATGCGGGCGGCGCTCCGATGATGCGCACCGCGATGCTGCGCTCGGATGCGATGAGCGCACCCGAGTCCGCCGAACCCGAGCTGGTCTTCGAACCCGACCGCGTCACCCTCACCGCCGACGTCGAGGCGCGGTTCGAAGCTTCCCCCTAG
- a CDS encoding GlsB/YeaQ/YmgE family stress response membrane protein produces MLGLGILGWIIIGGLAGWIGSKIMGTDAQQGILLNIVVGVIGGLIGGFLLKVFGVDVEGGGLIFSFLTCLLGAVILLFLVKAVTGRGVRR; encoded by the coding sequence ATGCTCGGACTCGGAATCCTCGGTTGGATCATCATCGGTGGTCTCGCCGGTTGGATCGGTAGCAAGATCATGGGCACCGACGCCCAGCAGGGCATTCTCCTCAACATCGTCGTCGGCGTCATCGGCGGCTTGATCGGTGGTTTCCTGCTGAAGGTCTTCGGCGTTGATGTCGAAGGCGGCGGACTGATCTTCAGTTTCCTGACCTGCCTCCTCGGCGCGGTCATCCTGCTGTTCCTCGTCAAGGCCGTCACCGGCCGGGGTGTGCGCCGCTAA
- a CDS encoding glutaredoxin domain-containing protein — MWRTWILSAAMVAVAAVVLLTGAFDVTSVVTAVLLLALAWVVSPLFLPHHVDDATARRDAAARGVPVVYWRPGCTFCIRLRATLRTRARRAIWVNIWRDPAAAARVREVNGGNETVPTVFVGDVSHTNPDPRWLRNQLV; from the coding sequence GTGTGGCGAACCTGGATCCTTTCCGCAGCGATGGTGGCCGTCGCGGCCGTCGTTCTGCTCACCGGCGCATTCGACGTGACCTCGGTGGTGACGGCAGTACTGCTCCTCGCCCTCGCCTGGGTCGTCTCTCCCCTGTTCCTCCCCCATCACGTCGACGACGCCACCGCCCGTCGCGACGCCGCAGCCCGCGGCGTTCCGGTGGTGTACTGGCGCCCGGGGTGCACGTTCTGTATCCGGTTGCGCGCTACCCTGCGCACCCGCGCGCGTCGCGCGATCTGGGTGAACATCTGGCGGGATCCCGCTGCGGCCGCTCGGGTCCGGGAAGTCAACGGCGGGAACGAGACGGTGCCGACGGTGTTCGTCGGCGATGTGTCGCATACCAATCCCGACCCCCGTTGGCTCCGCAATCAACTCGTCTGA
- a CDS encoding phosphatase PAP2 family protein — MVVTESSPPVSPRLVRSMFIPAVGVALVLTLLAAATVPMRDRLYLSVAQTVEGSFLGPLAGLVADKGLLVLVAFTGVLAAWLWRNDRRGFGTLAVGGTGVVGAYLSSELVKLVVTEPRPCRALGIETVLECPEVGDWSWPSNHSVIAASFATACVLAAPRLIWLVAPLAAVLAFSRVTVGVHYVHDVLSGMALGVLVVALVVVVLLPFASRLPILSREAPAVPPTE; from the coding sequence ATGGTCGTCACCGAGAGTTCACCTCCTGTATCCCCGCGGTTGGTCCGCTCGATGTTCATCCCTGCCGTAGGGGTGGCGCTCGTGCTGACTCTTCTCGCGGCGGCGACGGTGCCGATGCGCGACCGCCTGTATCTGTCCGTAGCCCAGACCGTCGAGGGATCCTTCCTCGGACCGCTCGCAGGTCTCGTCGCCGACAAGGGGTTGCTCGTCCTTGTCGCCTTCACCGGTGTGCTCGCGGCATGGCTGTGGCGGAACGATCGCCGCGGCTTCGGCACCCTCGCCGTCGGCGGCACCGGTGTCGTGGGTGCCTACCTGTCGAGCGAACTCGTCAAGCTCGTGGTGACGGAACCGCGACCGTGCCGCGCACTCGGCATCGAGACGGTGCTGGAATGCCCCGAAGTGGGTGACTGGTCCTGGCCGTCGAACCACTCCGTCATCGCGGCGTCGTTCGCCACGGCGTGTGTCCTCGCGGCTCCGCGTCTGATCTGGCTGGTCGCTCCGCTCGCCGCAGTGCTCGCCTTCTCTCGGGTGACGGTGGGGGTGCACTACGTCCACGACGTGCTGTCGGGTATGGCGCTCGGCGTGTTGGTGGTTGCGCTGGTCGTCGTGGTGCTTCTGCCGTTCGCGTCGCGGCTTCCGATCCTGTCGCGCGAGGCACCGGCGGTCCCGCCCACCGAGTAG
- a CDS encoding phosphatidylinositol mannoside acyltransferase: protein MRMKDRAWDLAYAAGWWAVCALPEEPARRLFEMAADRAARNGGPIQLRRNLARVLSTTPDQVPDELVRASLRSYARYWCEAFRLPSMDPVRLAETIDSAATGLEHIHTAVARGRGAVLALPHSGNWDLAGVWIVQRIGTPTVVAERLQPESLFRRFVRFRENLGFEIIPLTGGTVPPFEQLAVRIREGRFVGLLGERDLTGTGVPVTFFGEPACMPAGPAKLAIDTGAPLLPVHCWFTPGGWGFHVDAPIDTAGGVHATTQRLADRFAAGIAAHPADWHMLQSVWTADRRDHTQTPGRE, encoded by the coding sequence ATGCGCATGAAGGATCGGGCCTGGGATCTCGCATACGCCGCCGGTTGGTGGGCGGTATGCGCGCTACCGGAGGAGCCGGCGAGGCGCTTGTTCGAGATGGCCGCGGATCGAGCGGCCCGAAACGGCGGACCGATCCAACTACGCCGCAACCTCGCTCGGGTGTTGTCCACCACTCCCGATCAGGTACCGGATGAACTCGTACGCGCGAGCCTGCGTTCGTACGCGCGATATTGGTGCGAAGCGTTCCGCTTGCCGTCGATGGATCCGGTACGGCTGGCCGAGACCATCGACTCCGCGGCCACCGGTCTCGAACATATCCATACGGCCGTCGCGCGTGGGCGCGGCGCAGTGTTGGCGCTTCCGCACAGCGGAAACTGGGACCTAGCGGGAGTGTGGATCGTACAGCGGATCGGCACACCGACCGTCGTCGCCGAGCGGCTGCAACCGGAATCGTTGTTCCGCCGCTTCGTCCGGTTCCGTGAAAACCTGGGTTTCGAGATCATCCCGCTCACCGGCGGCACTGTCCCACCGTTCGAACAGCTGGCCGTCCGGATCCGGGAGGGACGGTTCGTCGGACTCCTCGGTGAACGGGATCTGACGGGAACGGGCGTGCCGGTCACCTTCTTCGGCGAACCGGCCTGCATGCCGGCCGGCCCGGCCAAGCTCGCGATCGATACCGGCGCACCGCTGCTGCCGGTGCACTGCTGGTTCACTCCGGGCGGATGGGGATTCCACGTCGACGCACCGATCGATACCGCAGGCGGCGTCCACGCCACAACCCAGAGGCTGGCCGATCGGTTCGCGGCCGGTATCGCCGCGCATCCCGCCGACTGGCACATGCTGCAATCGGTGTGGACGGCCGACCGGCGGGACCACACACAGACACCCGGCAGGGAGTGA